From Vibrio tritonius, the proteins below share one genomic window:
- a CDS encoding acetylxylan esterase → MVRKHSLLSALSALLFICMAFFAQAENYPYRSDYLWVTTPSHDNWLYQLNEKATVKVSLYHYGMQLETGTIHYSIGPDMLDADTQGEITLNQGITTINVGTMNKPGFRDLRLEYKEGTRVVRHHIKVGFEPDKLTPYTTQPTDFLNYWQQAIDESKAIPLDVEKTFVPQFSNNMIDCYLLKIQVYKTDQYVYGYLTVPKKDGKYPLVFSPPGAGIKPMTPEKHLFYAENGMIRFDMEIHGIRPNLDKTTYKEVSRAFGTGNNSYLVNGLDDKDSYYMKKVYVSLFRVLDYLTTEPKWDGKNLIVQGASQGGGLALVTAGLDKRVTAVAVNHPALADMAGYKAGRAGGYPHLFTRFTGMDTPEKLATLPYYDAVNFARLITVPVFMTWGYNDNTCPPTTSYIVYNTLTSDKEALITPITEHWVSTETRWKILHWIERQLH, encoded by the coding sequence ATGGTTAGAAAACATTCGTTACTCAGTGCCCTTTCGGCACTGCTGTTCATCTGTATGGCTTTTTTTGCCCAAGCAGAAAATTATCCTTATCGGAGTGACTATTTATGGGTAACGACACCCAGTCATGATAACTGGTTATATCAGCTCAATGAAAAGGCAACTGTTAAGGTGTCACTGTATCACTATGGCATGCAGCTCGAAACTGGCACTATTCACTACTCGATTGGACCCGATATGCTCGATGCTGATACGCAAGGAGAGATCACGCTCAATCAAGGTATCACCACCATTAATGTGGGAACCATGAACAAGCCCGGATTTCGCGATTTACGTTTAGAATACAAAGAAGGTACTCGAGTCGTTCGCCATCATATAAAGGTGGGCTTTGAGCCCGATAAACTGACTCCTTATACAACACAACCAACCGATTTTCTCAATTATTGGCAACAAGCAATTGACGAGTCGAAAGCCATTCCTTTAGATGTTGAAAAAACGTTTGTTCCACAATTTTCCAATAACATGATTGATTGCTACTTATTGAAGATACAGGTCTATAAAACCGACCAATATGTTTATGGGTATTTAACGGTGCCAAAAAAAGATGGGAAATATCCTTTAGTTTTCTCGCCACCCGGTGCAGGCATTAAACCGATGACGCCAGAAAAACACCTCTTCTATGCAGAAAATGGCATGATTCGCTTTGATATGGAAATTCACGGCATACGCCCAAACCTAGACAAAACCACTTATAAAGAAGTAAGCCGAGCCTTTGGTACAGGCAACAATAGTTACTTAGTCAATGGGTTAGATGACAAAGACAGCTACTACATGAAAAAAGTGTACGTTTCGTTATTTAGAGTCTTAGATTACCTAACCACAGAACCTAAATGGGACGGTAAAAACCTGATTGTTCAAGGAGCAAGCCAAGGTGGCGGCTTAGCTCTAGTGACCGCGGGATTAGATAAACGCGTCACCGCAGTGGCAGTTAATCACCCAGCCCTAGCCGATATGGCAGGTTATAAAGCGGGACGAGCTGGCGGGTATCCTCATCTTTTCACCCGTTTTACAGGCATGGATACTCCAGAGAAATTAGCAACTCTACCCTACTATGATGCGGTGAACTTTGCCCGGCTCATTACCGTTCCTGTGTTTATGACATGGGGCTACAACGATAACACTTGCCCACCCACCACCAGCTACATTGTGTACAACACCCTAACCAGTGACAAAGAGGCGTTAATTACCCCAATCACCGAACATTGGGTATCAACAGAAACAAGATGGAAGATACTCCACTGGATTGAAAGACAGTTACATTAA
- a CDS encoding phosphotransferase enzyme family protein: MTMELSNQQTQVLRGDAGSQAQCDITVEQYDTLSDVEITELAKRAMQNYAADYQGELYLLCRSENATFKIVTADKQYALRIHRPNYHDKISIESELAWLSALTEQGIVSPTPIASRDGSRVQTLLVSEHEQRHAVLFDWIDGTTPTTDVDPKAYQALGTIMARLHMQSIQWHKPNDFKRLVWSHDNMVGKRGYWGAWSAVAGLNDQDRELIERVLNIVQRQLTYYGKAPDRYGLIHADLRLTNLLMHQEGTRVIDFDDCGIGWFMHDAAAAISFYEHHPLRDEWLNNWLIGYQSVRALTAHDIAILPVMIIQRRIQLLAWIGSHSETEMAQSLGENWVKETVRLCREFLEQECSELPLAV, from the coding sequence ATGACGATGGAACTGTCTAACCAACAAACTCAAGTGTTACGAGGTGACGCTGGCTCGCAAGCTCAGTGTGATATTACAGTAGAGCAATACGACACACTTAGTGATGTTGAAATCACCGAACTCGCTAAGCGCGCGATGCAAAATTATGCTGCAGACTATCAAGGAGAGCTTTATCTCTTGTGTCGTTCAGAAAATGCCACGTTTAAGATTGTGACAGCAGACAAGCAATACGCTTTGCGAATTCACCGCCCGAACTATCACGATAAAATCAGTATTGAAAGTGAATTGGCGTGGCTCTCTGCGCTGACAGAACAAGGCATTGTTTCCCCCACGCCTATCGCGAGTCGAGATGGAAGTAGGGTTCAAACACTTCTTGTCTCAGAACACGAACAACGCCATGCCGTGTTATTTGATTGGATCGATGGAACCACTCCCACCACTGATGTTGACCCCAAAGCGTATCAAGCGTTAGGGACCATCATGGCTCGACTGCACATGCAAAGTATTCAGTGGCACAAACCGAATGATTTTAAACGGCTCGTTTGGAGTCACGATAACATGGTGGGAAAACGTGGTTACTGGGGGGCTTGGTCTGCAGTGGCAGGACTTAACGACCAAGATAGAGAACTGATAGAACGAGTCCTGAACATCGTGCAGCGCCAATTGACTTACTACGGTAAAGCGCCAGACCGATATGGTTTAATTCATGCTGACTTGCGTTTAACTAACTTACTGATGCACCAAGAGGGTACTCGGGTCATCGACTTTGACGACTGTGGTATCGGCTGGTTTATGCATGATGCTGCCGCCGCAATCAGCTTTTATGAGCATCACCCTCTACGAGATGAATGGCTCAACAATTGGTTGATAGGGTATCAATCCGTACGTGCTTTAACCGCGCACGATATCGCCATTCTACCAGTCATGATCATCCAACGTCGAATTCAATTATTGGCATGGATAGGTTCACACAGTGAGACAGAAATGGCGCAAAGTTTAGGAGAGAATTGGGTGAAAGAAACCGTACGTTTATGCAGAGAGTTTCTTGAACAAGAATGTTCAGAATTGCCATTGGCCGTATAG
- the qhpR gene encoding AraC-like transcriptional regulator QhpR: MSNGNINPTHMVLPNTAGTVNRGVLAAAATGLDGFIRQMGGNTDTILERSQIDPEWLMQPTSSLTLVSYCEVLEQAAQATGCDHFGLYYGKQFMPQQLGLLGYIGLCSPTVGEAIQNVVRCFHWHQHDTLTQWVELKEAWRFDYQIRHGAIMARRQDAELTMGMIVNLVRQAAGMHWAPKEVHFEHPAPADWHEHCKVFDAPVYFNQPFNSLVIAKNVLQRPMPSHDPLLLPLMFSALSQLNTTTSCQSVTEQVSAHIQHQLMQGEPQLEHIAMQMGVSRMTLQRQLRQEEQSFRQLVEQVRCTMAKQYLQQDQLAITDLGMMLGYSETSAFSRAFRRWFGVSPSRYRRQS; this comes from the coding sequence ATGTCGAATGGCAACATAAATCCAACGCACATGGTATTGCCCAACACGGCAGGTACCGTAAATCGTGGGGTGTTAGCGGCTGCCGCGACAGGATTAGATGGGTTTATTCGCCAAATGGGCGGGAACACCGATACCATTTTAGAGCGCAGTCAGATTGATCCTGAATGGTTAATGCAACCGACCTCAAGCCTTACTTTGGTTAGCTATTGTGAAGTGCTTGAACAGGCCGCTCAAGCGACGGGATGCGATCATTTTGGACTCTATTATGGAAAGCAGTTTATGCCTCAACAGTTGGGGTTGCTTGGTTACATTGGACTGTGCTCGCCCACAGTAGGTGAAGCCATTCAAAACGTGGTTCGCTGTTTTCACTGGCATCAGCATGACACTTTGACCCAATGGGTGGAACTTAAAGAGGCGTGGCGTTTTGACTATCAGATTCGCCATGGCGCGATTATGGCTCGTCGTCAGGATGCAGAGCTGACCATGGGAATGATTGTTAACTTAGTGCGTCAGGCTGCGGGCATGCATTGGGCACCCAAAGAAGTGCATTTCGAGCACCCAGCACCAGCAGACTGGCATGAACACTGTAAAGTATTTGATGCCCCAGTCTATTTCAATCAACCTTTTAACTCATTGGTAATAGCAAAAAATGTTCTTCAGCGGCCGATGCCTTCGCATGATCCGCTGTTATTGCCTTTGATGTTCTCTGCTCTATCACAATTAAATACCACCACGAGTTGCCAGAGTGTGACAGAGCAAGTTAGTGCTCATATCCAGCATCAGCTAATGCAAGGTGAGCCGCAATTGGAGCACATTGCAATGCAAATGGGAGTCTCTCGTATGACATTGCAACGCCAGTTGCGCCAAGAAGAACAGTCATTTCGCCAGTTAGTTGAGCAGGTTCGATGCACTATGGCGAAGCAGTATCTACAGCAGGACCAACTGGCAATCACCGACTTGGGGATGATGCTAGGGTATTCAGAAACCAGCGCTTTTTCACGGGCATTTCGCCGTTGGTTTGGTGTCAGTCCTAGCCGCTATCGTCGGCAAAGTTAA
- a CDS encoding ribonuclease T2 family protein, which translates to MKRGIIMSLGWLVCSSYTWAAPIQGTFSASLICPAYKSIKNRDNPDNVMTQVADIYSVVGENKPGGHWLLLEFPNQEPKQRWVNRSCGILSMNTRSAEKESLGMSKECHVANTFDSYVLSMSWQAGFCEHVNYRGTKAECDHLNDGSLSVSNLTIHGLWPNKTECGIHYDSCATTPLNLREETIKAISPWMPNFYYSTDFGSHEWLKHGTCQALDDDSYFMQMKQLVEKFDHSELGDFIRHNLATEVKTASMKSELASVMGDEVVNKIQLSCSGRVKKYLSEIRVQLPKSLNMDADIPQLVSGAKAANSFAGNCGKQFYVEAPGIN; encoded by the coding sequence ATGAAACGAGGAATTATTATGAGTTTGGGATGGCTAGTGTGCTCATCTTACACATGGGCAGCACCAATCCAGGGAACCTTTTCTGCATCACTTATTTGTCCGGCGTACAAAAGCATCAAAAATCGCGATAACCCAGATAATGTAATGACCCAAGTCGCTGATATTTACTCGGTAGTCGGTGAGAATAAACCCGGAGGCCATTGGCTGTTATTGGAGTTTCCAAACCAAGAGCCGAAGCAGCGGTGGGTTAATCGCTCATGTGGGATCCTATCAATGAATACACGATCTGCCGAAAAAGAGAGTCTAGGTATGAGCAAGGAGTGTCATGTCGCTAATACCTTTGATTCGTATGTGCTGTCGATGAGTTGGCAAGCGGGTTTCTGTGAACATGTAAATTATCGGGGGACCAAAGCTGAATGTGATCATCTCAATGACGGATCCTTAAGCGTTTCTAACCTAACGATACATGGTTTATGGCCCAATAAAACAGAGTGCGGTATTCACTACGATAGTTGTGCAACTACGCCACTGAATTTACGTGAAGAAACGATAAAAGCGATATCGCCTTGGATGCCAAACTTTTATTATTCGACTGATTTTGGCTCTCATGAATGGTTAAAGCATGGCACTTGCCAAGCTCTGGACGATGACAGCTACTTTATGCAGATGAAGCAGTTAGTCGAAAAGTTCGACCATTCTGAATTAGGTGATTTTATTCGCCACAATCTCGCAACAGAAGTGAAAACGGCATCAATGAAAAGTGAACTGGCTAGCGTGATGGGCGATGAGGTGGTCAATAAAATCCAACTCTCTTGCTCAGGAAGAGTGAAGAAATACCTCAGCGAAATTCGAGTTCAGTTACCCAAATCACTCAATATGGATGCAGATATTCCCCAATTGGTCTCTGGAGCAAAGGCGGCAAACTCATTTGCGGGTAACTGTGGTAAACAATTTTATGTAGAGGCGCCAGGGATAAACTGA
- the map gene encoding type I methionyl aminopeptidase, giving the protein MRPEVTLKTDYEIRLMRESGALLVEVFAMLDERVKPGITTLELDKITEQFIRHELKAAPASLGAYGYPFSINASPNHVACHGMPTEEVAIQPTDILNIDITLEKNGFIVDSNKTYILPEASSEAQRLVMVANQAMWKGIEQVVPGAHSGDIGFAISEFVESQGYSVVREFCGHGIGRVMHEAPQILHFGLPKTGFIIEPGMTFTVEPVINQGSNRVVTLKDGWTVVTCDNQLSAQFEHTLAVTKEGVEILTLRQDETPFPWRK; this is encoded by the coding sequence GTGAGACCAGAGGTCACTCTTAAAACCGATTATGAAATACGGTTAATGCGCGAAAGCGGCGCACTGTTGGTCGAGGTGTTTGCTATGCTCGATGAACGAGTGAAACCCGGTATCACCACGCTTGAGCTAGATAAAATTACTGAGCAGTTTATTCGCCATGAACTCAAAGCGGCACCAGCTAGTCTCGGTGCCTATGGCTATCCATTTAGCATTAACGCCTCCCCTAATCATGTTGCTTGTCATGGGATGCCCACTGAGGAGGTGGCGATCCAACCAACTGATATTTTGAATATTGATATTACCCTAGAGAAAAACGGCTTTATCGTCGATTCCAACAAAACCTATATATTACCGGAAGCTAGCAGCGAAGCGCAGCGTTTGGTTATGGTCGCCAATCAAGCGATGTGGAAAGGCATCGAGCAAGTTGTTCCCGGTGCCCACTCCGGTGATATTGGCTTTGCCATTAGTGAGTTTGTTGAGAGTCAAGGCTATAGTGTGGTTCGCGAATTTTGTGGACACGGTATTGGCAGAGTGATGCATGAAGCACCGCAAATCCTCCATTTTGGCCTACCAAAGACGGGGTTTATTATTGAACCAGGTATGACCTTTACCGTTGAACCCGTTATTAATCAAGGCAGTAATCGTGTGGTCACCTTAAAAGATGGTTGGACTGTTGTGACATGCGATAACCAGCTTTCTGCCCAGTTTGAACATACCCTTGCTGTTACCAAAGAGGGCGTGGAAATTCTCACCTTACGCCAAGATGAAACACCCTTCCCTTGGCGAAAATAG